A genomic segment from Actinomyces lilanjuaniae encodes:
- a CDS encoding nuclear transport factor 2 family protein, which translates to MTTPLEHKDAIREVIDRFAALEVDVSEQAKLFTPDAHVVVYAADGSVMMEFDGADTLVERFGAAMAGVKTAYHINGQQVITVDGGTATDVHYGKALLVQEVDGKDVLTDHSIRYTDTLVLRDGKWLISRREQHFVISETRAL; encoded by the coding sequence ATGACAACACCGTTGGAGCACAAGGACGCAATCCGCGAGGTCATCGACCGCTTTGCCGCCCTGGAGGTGGACGTCTCCGAGCAGGCCAAGCTGTTCACGCCGGACGCGCACGTCGTCGTCTATGCCGCTGACGGCTCCGTCATGATGGAGTTCGACGGTGCGGACACGCTCGTCGAGCGCTTTGGCGCGGCCATGGCGGGGGTCAAGACCGCCTACCACATCAATGGGCAGCAGGTGATCACTGTTGACGGGGGCACCGCTACTGATGTCCACTACGGCAAGGCCCTGCTGGTCCAGGAGGTTGACGGCAAGGATGTGCTGACTGACCACTCCATCCGCTACACCGACACCCTGGTGCTCCGTGACGGGAAGTGGCTCATCAGCCGCCGCGAGCAGCACTTCGTGATCAGCGAGACCCGGGCACTTTGA
- a CDS encoding TrmH family RNA methyltransferase — translation MTDYATLTDRSAPQAQRIADLAKASVSPGKSVLIEDEEPLLAALGAGLRFLGVYVLDSVEPPRGVVESCEQAGVPVTVMSAALATELFRSDKRPDVFGVARVPPPPGIERLQAPGRDVLILDGVRIVGNIGAIVRSAYAFGAAGVVLVDSGLRSITDRRLIRASRGYVFSLPVALMTWEEVSELVNQAGMDVVLLDTAGGTGLDQVAARSAPQALLLGAETVGASEQARHLAATTVSIPMNEAVESLNVSVTAGVLLHARSGYNLARMRGES, via the coding sequence GTGACCGACTACGCGACCCTCACCGACCGCTCCGCGCCACAGGCCCAGCGCATCGCCGACCTGGCGAAGGCGTCGGTGTCACCCGGCAAGTCAGTCCTCATCGAGGACGAGGAGCCCCTTCTGGCCGCCCTGGGCGCGGGGCTGCGGTTCCTGGGCGTCTACGTCCTGGACTCCGTGGAGCCGCCGCGCGGGGTTGTCGAGTCCTGCGAGCAGGCTGGTGTCCCCGTGACCGTCATGAGCGCTGCCCTGGCCACCGAGCTCTTCAGGTCGGACAAGCGCCCGGACGTGTTCGGCGTAGCGCGGGTGCCCCCGCCTCCGGGCATCGAGCGGCTCCAGGCGCCCGGCCGTGACGTCCTCATCCTCGACGGCGTTCGGATCGTGGGTAACATCGGCGCGATCGTGCGCAGCGCCTACGCCTTCGGGGCTGCGGGCGTGGTGCTAGTGGACTCCGGTCTGCGCAGCATCACCGATCGTCGGCTGATCCGGGCCAGCCGCGGCTACGTGTTCTCGCTGCCGGTGGCCCTCATGACGTGGGAGGAGGTCTCCGAGCTGGTCAACCAGGCCGGGATGGACGTCGTGCTGCTGGACACCGCCGGTGGTACGGGGCTTGACCAGGTGGCCGCACGCAGCGCTCCGCAGGCCCTGCTGCTCGGTGCCGAGACGGTGGGAGCCTCCGAGCAGGCGCGCCACCTGGCTGCCACGACCGTCTCCATCCCCATGAATGAGGCCGTGGAGTCCCTCAACGTCTCAGTGACGGCAGGGGTGCTGCTGCACGCCCGCTCCGGATACAACCTTGCCAGGATGCGTGGGGAGTCCTGA
- a CDS encoding MarR family winged helix-turn-helix transcriptional regulator, with protein sequence MPGRSPEGDALTELVLPVFELGGELLAAAAMMTAHHELTPARWRVLGAVLEEPLSVAQVARRVGLGLSRQSVQRVANDVVAQGWATWQPNPARRGQNLLVLTGRGREAVQALAAEQHAWADAVGAEVGEEDLHLALDLVRQITAASRRYREDNG encoded by the coding sequence GTGCCTGGCAGGAGTCCTGAGGGAGACGCACTGACAGAGCTGGTCCTGCCGGTCTTCGAACTGGGCGGAGAACTCCTCGCCGCAGCAGCCATGATGACCGCGCACCACGAGCTGACGCCAGCCCGCTGGCGTGTCCTGGGTGCGGTGCTGGAGGAGCCGCTGAGCGTCGCCCAGGTCGCCCGCCGCGTAGGCCTGGGCCTGTCGCGCCAGAGCGTCCAGCGGGTAGCCAACGACGTGGTGGCCCAGGGCTGGGCAACCTGGCAGCCCAACCCCGCCCGACGTGGTCAGAACCTCCTCGTGCTCACCGGCCGTGGGCGCGAGGCTGTCCAGGCGCTCGCCGCCGAGCAGCACGCGTGGGCCGACGCCGTCGGTGCCGAGGTCGGCGAGGAGGATCTGCACCTCGCGCTCGACCTGGTGCGCCAGATCACCGCAGCATCCCGTCGGTACCGTGAGGACAACGGCTGA
- a CDS encoding DJ-1/PfpI family protein gives MPERTALTTQSSHVTSRVIALYTTDTMADWEYAYLTTQVTTAESIRPGRFRLLLVGDGLEPVTSLGGLPITPSADLSELTTLAEEGRLAALVVPGGETYAQGHERLTAAVQDLLERGVSVAAICGGTFLLARHGVLDTRSHTSNSKGYLEASGYRGSPRHVETPVVTDQGVTTASGIHAVPFTAEVTRVSGVLPTAVADAWERLYLTGDARHYEELAEVTRAWQES, from the coding sequence ATGCCTGAACGGACCGCTCTGACTACCCAGTCCTCACACGTCACCTCACGCGTCATCGCCCTGTACACCACTGACACCATGGCGGACTGGGAGTACGCCTACCTGACCACCCAGGTCACCACCGCGGAGAGCATCCGCCCCGGCCGCTTCCGCCTGCTGCTCGTCGGTGACGGCCTGGAGCCGGTGACCTCCCTGGGAGGTCTGCCCATCACGCCGTCCGCAGATCTCAGCGAGCTCACCACCCTGGCGGAGGAGGGCCGTCTTGCCGCCCTGGTGGTCCCGGGCGGGGAGACCTACGCCCAGGGGCACGAGCGGCTCACCGCAGCCGTCCAGGACCTGCTGGAGCGCGGCGTCTCCGTCGCCGCCATCTGTGGCGGCACCTTCCTCCTGGCACGCCACGGGGTCCTCGACACGCGCTCCCACACCTCCAACAGCAAGGGGTACCTGGAGGCCAGCGGCTACCGTGGCAGCCCACGCCACGTGGAGACCCCTGTGGTCACCGACCAGGGGGTCACCACCGCCTCCGGCATCCACGCAGTTCCCTTCACCGCCGAGGTCACGCGGGTCAGTGGCGTGCTACCCACCGCAGTCGCCGACGCCTGGGAGCGCCTCTACCTCACCGGGGACGCACGTCACTACGAGGAGTTGGCGGAGGTGACCCGTGCCTGGCAGGAGTCCTGA
- a CDS encoding DUF86 domain-containing protein, with amino-acid sequence MRHESAAYLWEAAEAAQSVITFLDGVSWDQFTQDAMRRSTVERQLEILGESLNRVRRTDPRIAAQIRDVSRIVGMRNILAHEYGTVDARLVYEAGTRKVPTLLPQIEALLPASSDG; translated from the coding sequence ATGCGTCATGAGAGCGCCGCCTACCTGTGGGAGGCTGCCGAGGCAGCCCAGTCGGTGATCACGTTCCTTGACGGTGTCAGCTGGGACCAGTTCACCCAGGACGCGATGCGGCGCTCCACAGTTGAGCGTCAGCTTGAGATACTCGGCGAGTCACTCAACCGGGTACGCCGAACGGATCCGCGGATAGCAGCGCAGATCCGGGATGTGAGCCGCATAGTCGGGATGCGGAACATTCTTGCGCACGAGTACGGGACCGTTGACGCCCGACTCGTCTACGAGGCGGGGACACGAAAGGTTCCGACCCTGCTGCCACAGATCGAGGCGTTGCTCCCCGCCAGCAGCGACGGCTGA
- a CDS encoding nucleotidyltransferase family protein, giving the protein MTVAAAADPDAIRDACRRFGVARLRIFGSAVTGTFDPTTSDLDFLVDFQEDRDSRFEDFFGLQEALEHVAGRPVDLVTTDSLRNPYFRESVLATAEDVYAS; this is encoded by the coding sequence ATGACTGTTGCCGCTGCAGCCGATCCGGATGCCATCAGGGATGCCTGTAGGCGTTTCGGTGTGGCGCGGCTCAGGATCTTTGGCTCAGCCGTGACCGGGACCTTCGACCCGACCACCAGCGACCTCGACTTCCTCGTCGATTTCCAGGAGGACCGAGACAGTCGCTTCGAGGACTTCTTCGGTCTGCAGGAGGCCCTGGAGCACGTTGCAGGCCGTCCTGTGGATCTCGTGACGACAGACTCCCTGCGAAACCCCTACTTCCGGGAGTCGGTCCTGGCTACAGCGGAGGACGTCTATGCGTCATGA
- a CDS encoding ATP-dependent helicase, producing MTHATNALFGNLSMPGTSRTSPPAEAALPSLATFDDDSWADVEPPDEEDLEPGEGGPQDWVREDLPGGARGTGTGEYPVRTRGAGPVADHGGEPAEDRGTAPLSWEERQAVTAGLVARAQADASAARAQAEWSERAEADLAAAAATGGAEGLVRPGAGSAGGATAGREPVGAVGTVRTGYAGHTGAPRVPWGVTVADPASLVEGLNPAQAQAVTHSGSPLLIIAGAGSGKTRVLTHRVAHLIATGRARPGEILAITFTNKAAAEMRERVTALVGPAGERMWVSTFHSACVRILRRSHEAAGLRSTFSVYDAADSTRLITLIVRELGIDPKRFTPKTFAHRISDLKNELVTPEELARTAQPTNPMERHLVEVYQAYAQRLAAANALDFDDIIMRTVALLQTQPAVAEAYRRRFRHVLVDEYQDTNHAQYVLVRELVGGPGTSGEGSPLPAGELTVVGDSDQSIYAFRGATIRNIEEFEQDYPSARTILLEQNYRSTQNILTAANTVISRNSGRRPKNLWTSSGDGAPVTGYVADSEHDEARWVSQEIDRLADEHGVRPAEVAVFYRTNAQSRALEEVFVRSGQPYKVVGGTRFYERREVKDAIAYLRAVDNPDDDVNLRRILNVPRRGLGDKAEAALAEHASRHAVSFGRAVADAAGVPREDPARQGDDEPPVVEGLTTRARNQVRGFHELLVSLRQMLGEGQGVAEVLDSALDASGYLAELRASDDPQDATRVENLAELHSVASDFQAANPTGTLADFLERVSLVSDSDQLPDADEAGTGGLPEGQVTLMTVHTAKGLEFPVVFVTGMEDGTFPHVRSLSEEADLAEERRLAYVALTRARERLYLTRAAVRSAWGTTQAMPASRFLDDLPAEVVDWRRLASDTVALYSDSTGWGSSWGEGGYGSGRRGARGGPGRRAGADRGGEPGESPAHPDEDDFAPPVGSGNRRTGRLGRVETAKDRAEARRAERAARRGRPTRLDGSPGRPRGRSGQQERGRVGAGDEAGRSQDEALPAAVAGLRVGDQVRHDSYGIGTVVGLEGAGRSLTARVEFTVAGAVTTKRLMLRYAPVARV from the coding sequence ATGACTCACGCGACGAACGCCCTCTTCGGCAACCTGTCCATGCCCGGGACAAGCCGCACCTCCCCGCCCGCCGAGGCCGCCCTGCCCTCCCTGGCTACCTTTGACGACGACTCCTGGGCCGACGTGGAGCCCCCCGACGAGGAGGACCTGGAGCCGGGGGAGGGGGGACCGCAGGACTGGGTGCGCGAGGACCTACCCGGCGGGGCCCGTGGCACGGGGACTGGGGAGTACCCCGTCAGGACTCGGGGCGCAGGCCCTGTTGCCGACCACGGCGGGGAGCCTGCCGAGGACCGTGGCACCGCGCCCCTCTCCTGGGAAGAGCGCCAGGCGGTCACGGCGGGCCTCGTGGCCCGCGCCCAGGCGGACGCGTCAGCAGCCCGCGCCCAGGCCGAGTGGTCTGAGCGGGCTGAGGCCGACCTGGCAGCGGCTGCTGCCACGGGGGGCGCAGAAGGGCTGGTGCGCCCCGGTGCGGGCAGCGCTGGGGGCGCGACGGCCGGCCGGGAGCCAGTGGGCGCCGTCGGCACCGTGCGCACGGGGTACGCGGGGCACACGGGGGCGCCACGCGTGCCCTGGGGGGTCACCGTGGCCGACCCCGCCAGCCTGGTCGAGGGACTCAACCCCGCCCAGGCGCAGGCGGTCACGCACTCGGGCTCTCCGCTGCTTATTATCGCCGGGGCCGGCTCGGGCAAGACCCGCGTGCTCACCCACCGTGTGGCCCACCTCATCGCCACCGGTCGGGCGCGTCCCGGGGAGATCCTGGCGATCACCTTCACCAACAAGGCCGCCGCCGAGATGCGTGAGCGGGTCACCGCCCTGGTGGGACCTGCGGGGGAGCGCATGTGGGTGTCCACCTTCCACTCCGCCTGCGTGCGTATCCTGCGCCGCAGCCACGAGGCGGCCGGCCTGCGCTCGACCTTCTCTGTCTATGACGCCGCAGACTCCACCCGCCTGATCACCCTCATCGTGCGGGAGCTGGGCATCGACCCCAAGCGCTTCACCCCCAAGACCTTTGCCCACCGCATCTCCGACCTGAAGAACGAGCTGGTCACCCCCGAGGAGCTCGCCCGCACGGCCCAACCCACCAACCCGATGGAGCGCCACCTGGTAGAGGTCTACCAGGCCTACGCCCAGCGCCTGGCGGCGGCCAACGCCCTGGACTTCGACGACATCATCATGCGTACCGTCGCCCTCCTCCAGACCCAGCCCGCCGTGGCCGAGGCCTATCGGCGTCGCTTCCGCCACGTGCTGGTGGACGAGTACCAGGACACCAACCACGCCCAGTACGTGCTGGTGCGTGAGCTGGTCGGCGGCCCGGGCACCTCCGGGGAGGGCTCGCCCCTGCCGGCGGGCGAGCTGACGGTGGTGGGCGACTCCGACCAGTCCATCTACGCCTTCCGTGGTGCCACGATCCGTAACATCGAGGAGTTCGAGCAGGACTACCCCAGCGCGCGCACGATCCTGCTGGAGCAGAACTACCGCTCCACCCAGAACATCCTGACCGCAGCCAACACGGTCATCTCCCGCAACAGCGGCCGCCGTCCTAAGAACCTGTGGACCAGCTCCGGCGACGGCGCACCTGTGACCGGGTATGTGGCCGACTCCGAGCACGACGAGGCCCGCTGGGTCAGCCAGGAGATCGACCGACTGGCTGACGAGCACGGCGTGCGGCCAGCGGAGGTGGCCGTCTTCTACCGCACCAACGCCCAGTCCCGCGCCCTGGAGGAGGTCTTCGTCCGCTCCGGACAGCCCTACAAGGTCGTCGGGGGTACCCGTTTCTACGAGCGGCGCGAAGTCAAGGACGCCATCGCCTACCTGCGCGCCGTGGACAACCCCGACGACGACGTCAACCTGCGCCGCATCCTCAACGTCCCCAGGCGGGGCCTGGGGGACAAGGCGGAGGCGGCCCTGGCTGAGCACGCCTCCCGCCACGCGGTGTCCTTCGGCCGGGCCGTTGCCGACGCCGCCGGCGTGCCGCGTGAGGATCCCGCCCGGCAGGGCGATGACGAGCCGCCGGTTGTGGAAGGCCTGACGACTCGCGCCCGCAACCAGGTGCGTGGCTTCCACGAGCTGCTGGTCTCCCTGCGCCAGATGCTGGGCGAGGGGCAGGGGGTGGCCGAGGTGCTTGACTCGGCCCTGGACGCCTCCGGCTACCTGGCTGAGCTGCGAGCCAGTGACGACCCTCAGGACGCCACCCGGGTGGAGAACCTGGCTGAGCTGCACTCGGTGGCCTCCGACTTCCAGGCTGCCAACCCGACAGGAACCCTGGCGGACTTCCTGGAGCGAGTCTCCCTGGTGTCCGACTCCGACCAGCTCCCCGACGCGGACGAGGCAGGCACAGGAGGCCTCCCGGAAGGGCAGGTGACTCTCATGACCGTACACACTGCCAAGGGGCTGGAGTTCCCGGTGGTCTTTGTCACTGGCATGGAGGACGGCACCTTCCCTCACGTCCGCTCCCTGAGCGAGGAGGCCGACCTGGCTGAGGAGCGCCGCCTGGCCTACGTGGCGCTGACTCGTGCGCGCGAGCGGCTCTACCTTACCCGTGCTGCCGTGCGCAGTGCCTGGGGGACGACTCAGGCCATGCCTGCCTCCCGGTTCCTGGACGACCTTCCGGCCGAGGTCGTGGACTGGAGGAGACTGGCCTCGGACACCGTGGCGTTGTACAGCGACAGCACTGGCTGGGGCTCCAGCTGGGGAGAGGGCGGCTACGGCTCCGGCCGCCGTGGCGCTCGTGGGGGTCCGGGAAGACGGGCAGGTGCCGACCGTGGCGGGGAGCCCGGGGAGAGTCCTGCCCACCCTGACGAGGACGACTTCGCGCCCCCGGTCGGTTCGGGGAACCGCCGTACCGGGCGTCTGGGACGGGTGGAGACAGCCAAGGACCGCGCCGAGGCCCGCCGGGCTGAGCGGGCGGCTAGGCGTGGTCGGCCGACTCGTCTGGACGGCAGCCCAGGCCGTCCTCGGGGCCGCTCAGGGCAGCAGGAGAGAGGTCGCGTGGGCGCCGGTGACGAGGCAGGGCGGTCTCAGGACGAGGCGCTGCCAGCAGCAGTAGCCGGCCTGCGGGTGGGCGACCAGGTTCGTCACGACTCCTACGGGATCGGGACCGTGGTTGGTCTGGAGGGCGCGGGCCGCTCCCTGACAGCCC